The Fulvivirga ligni genome window below encodes:
- a CDS encoding 2-oxoglutarate dehydrogenase E1 component, translated as MDKYSYISNAHGHYLDELYEAYRQDPESVDDSWQKFFEGFEFSQAKFGENGVEGSSISSKEMHVRDLIHAYRSRAHLKSDTNPVRKRRDHNVSLSIEDFDLSKNDLKTEFEVGNIIGIGKASLEKIVDTLDKVYLGHLGFEYMHIRDNEILEWFKKKCEKEAVNTVPDGDTRKRILNKLNEAVVFENFLHTKFLGQKRFSLEGGENTIPALDSIINAAAEFDVKEVVIGMAHRGRLNVLANIMGKTYEEIFSEFEGTTTPDLTMGDGDVKYHLGYSSHINTTSGNNVYVKLTPNPSHLEAVDPVVLGYTRGQIDDEYDGDTRKAMSILIHGDAALAGQGIVYEITQMSQLPGYKTGGTIHFVINNQVGFTTDYDDARSSIYCTDIAKIIDAPIIHINGDDPEAVVFASKLAVEYNQKFGKDIFIDLLCYRRHGHNESDEPKFTQPKLYSLIAKHPNPREIYVNTLIERGDIDENKAKSLDKEFRDLLQDRLNEVKQKPLPYKPQKVEEEWKLLTKSKTADFETSPDTSIPQETVDKVAKALTSIPKGFKPLKQIDKLLKDRKASFFEKKELSWADAELLAYGSLLTEGKLVRMSGQDVKRGTFSHRHSYIFDANTNEPYCNLDHIEDGQQKFKIFNSLLSEFAVLGFEYGFAMATPNALVIWEAQFGDFANGAQVMIDQFIVSAESKWQRMNGLVMLLPHGYEGQGPEHSNARPERFLQLAAEENMIIANMTTPANLFHLLRRQVTWNFRKPCVVFSPKSLLRHPKVVSPVSDVTEGKFQEVIADTSVKDKDVKKVVLCTGKVYFDLLEEQEKHEEKNVAIVRVEQLYPFPKNQIDAILKKYKNPKLAWVQEEPANMGYWFFIQRFMGDYGLELVSRKASASPAIGYAKVHKDEQARIVEKAFEI; from the coding sequence ATGGATAAATATTCCTACATATCAAACGCACATGGACATTATCTGGATGAGCTATATGAAGCATATAGACAAGATCCGGAATCTGTAGATGACTCATGGCAAAAGTTTTTTGAAGGGTTTGAATTTTCCCAGGCCAAATTTGGGGAAAACGGCGTAGAAGGCAGCAGCATTTCGTCTAAAGAAATGCATGTACGTGACCTTATACATGCATACAGGTCGCGTGCGCACTTAAAGTCTGATACCAACCCGGTAAGAAAACGAAGAGACCACAACGTATCTTTATCTATTGAAGATTTCGACCTTTCTAAAAATGATTTAAAAACCGAATTTGAAGTAGGTAATATTATTGGGATAGGAAAAGCTTCATTAGAGAAAATAGTAGACACGCTGGATAAAGTTTATCTCGGGCATCTTGGATTTGAGTATATGCACATTAGAGATAATGAGATCCTTGAATGGTTTAAGAAAAAATGTGAGAAAGAGGCTGTGAATACCGTCCCTGATGGTGACACACGTAAGAGAATATTAAACAAGCTTAATGAGGCTGTGGTATTTGAGAACTTCCTTCATACTAAATTTTTAGGGCAAAAACGCTTCTCTTTAGAAGGTGGTGAAAATACCATACCCGCTCTTGATAGCATAATTAATGCTGCCGCTGAGTTTGACGTGAAGGAGGTAGTTATAGGAATGGCTCATAGAGGTAGACTTAACGTTTTGGCCAATATAATGGGTAAGACTTATGAGGAGATCTTTAGTGAATTTGAAGGCACCACAACGCCTGACTTAACTATGGGTGATGGCGATGTTAAGTATCACTTAGGCTATTCAAGTCATATTAACACTACATCTGGCAATAATGTGTACGTAAAATTAACGCCAAACCCATCTCACCTTGAAGCGGTAGATCCTGTAGTTTTAGGTTATACCCGTGGACAGATAGACGATGAATATGATGGTGACACGAGAAAAGCGATGTCTATCCTTATTCATGGTGATGCTGCGCTTGCCGGCCAAGGTATAGTATATGAGATTACACAAATGTCTCAGCTGCCAGGCTATAAAACAGGTGGTACAATTCACTTTGTAATTAACAACCAGGTAGGTTTTACTACTGACTATGACGATGCTCGTTCAAGTATCTACTGTACTGATATAGCAAAAATTATTGATGCTCCAATCATTCACATCAATGGTGATGATCCTGAAGCTGTAGTATTTGCTTCAAAACTGGCAGTAGAATACAACCAGAAATTTGGAAAAGATATATTTATAGATCTATTGTGCTATAGAAGACATGGTCACAATGAGAGTGATGAACCAAAATTCACTCAGCCAAAACTTTATAGCCTAATAGCAAAACACCCGAATCCTAGAGAGATCTACGTAAACACATTGATCGAAAGGGGTGATATAGATGAAAACAAAGCCAAAAGTCTAGATAAAGAATTTAGAGATCTTCTTCAAGACAGGCTAAACGAGGTGAAACAAAAACCACTTCCATACAAGCCACAAAAAGTGGAAGAAGAATGGAAGTTATTAACAAAATCAAAAACTGCAGATTTTGAGACTTCTCCTGACACCAGTATTCCGCAAGAAACGGTGGATAAGGTTGCAAAAGCGCTCACATCTATTCCTAAAGGTTTCAAGCCTTTAAAGCAAATAGATAAACTTCTTAAAGATAGAAAAGCCAGCTTCTTTGAGAAGAAAGAATTATCATGGGCAGATGCTGAGCTATTAGCTTATGGATCATTATTAACAGAGGGCAAGCTTGTTCGTATGTCAGGACAAGATGTGAAAAGGGGAACCTTCTCTCACCGCCATTCTTATATATTTGATGCCAACACTAATGAGCCGTACTGCAACTTGGATCATATCGAGGATGGTCAGCAGAAATTCAAAATCTTCAACTCTTTATTATCAGAGTTTGCTGTATTAGGCTTCGAGTATGGATTCGCCATGGCTACGCCTAATGCCTTAGTAATTTGGGAAGCACAGTTTGGTGACTTCGCAAACGGAGCGCAGGTAATGATAGATCAGTTTATAGTAAGTGCTGAATCTAAATGGCAGCGCATGAACGGTCTGGTAATGTTATTACCGCACGGTTATGAAGGTCAAGGTCCTGAGCACTCTAATGCAAGACCTGAAAGATTCTTACAGCTGGCTGCAGAAGAGAATATGATTATCGCTAACATGACTACGCCTGCTAACTTGTTCCACTTATTAAGAAGACAAGTGACCTGGAATTTCAGAAAGCCATGTGTGGTATTCTCTCCTAAATCTTTACTAAGACACCCTAAGGTAGTATCCCCTGTTTCTGACGTTACAGAAGGTAAATTCCAAGAGGTGATAGCAGATACATCTGTGAAGGATAAGGATGTGAAAAAAGTAGTTTTATGTACTGGTAAGGTTTATTTTGATCTTTTAGAGGAGCAGGAAAAACACGAGGAGAAAAATGTAGCTATCGTAAGAGTAGAGCAACTTTATCCTTTCCCTAAAAATCAGAT
- a CDS encoding 30S ribosomal protein S16 — MAVKIRLARRGRKKRAMYDVVIADARAPRDGRYIEKIGRYNPNTDPATIELNEEKAFDWVMKGAQPTDTVRAMLSYRGIMLKKHLQIGVNKGAITQEEADKKFDAWLQEKEGKVTAKRDKLAQDAAASAKARKEAETKVKEARAEAIAKKNVVEEEPAAEAEATEEATDAPEAEAESTEEAADKE, encoded by the coding sequence ATGGCAGTAAAAATTAGATTAGCGCGCAGAGGCCGCAAAAAAAGGGCGATGTATGATGTAGTCATAGCTGACGCCCGTGCACCACGAGATGGTCGTTACATTGAAAAAATTGGTAGATACAATCCAAACACTGATCCTGCAACTATCGAGTTGAACGAGGAGAAGGCGTTTGATTGGGTAATGAAAGGTGCCCAGCCTACTGATACTGTAAGAGCAATGTTATCTTACAGAGGTATCATGTTAAAGAAACACTTACAAATAGGTGTTAACAAAGGAGCTATCACTCAAGAAGAGGCAGACAAAAAATTCGACGCTTGGTTACAAGAGAAAGAAGGAAAAGTTACTGCTAAGAGAGATAAACTTGCTCAAGATGCTGCTGCTAGCGCTAAAGCTAGAAAAGAAGCTGAAACTAAAGTGAAAGAAGCAAGAGCTGAGGCAATAGCTAAAAAGAATGTTGTAGAAGAAGAGCCGGCTGCTGAAGCAGAAGCTACTGAAGAAGCAACAGATGCGCCTGAGGCAGAAGCTGAAAGCACAGAAGAAGCTGCAGATAAAGAATAA
- the rimM gene encoding ribosome maturation factor RimM (Essential for efficient processing of 16S rRNA), whose protein sequence is MNIDECFQLGYVIKKHGLKGEVSILLDVDEPEYYQEMESVFVEINKKLVPFFMNRFSLKGKKAVVKFEDIDTAEQAEELCGHSLYLPLSFLPKLTGNQFYFHDIIGFTVVDKTAGEIGAITDIYASPQQDLLAVDYNDKEVLMPINDEIIVQVDREKKQLTVALPDGLLDIYIE, encoded by the coding sequence ATGAATATTGATGAGTGTTTCCAGCTCGGTTACGTCATCAAGAAGCATGGCTTGAAGGGCGAAGTTAGCATTTTGTTAGATGTTGATGAGCCTGAATATTATCAGGAAATGGAATCAGTTTTTGTTGAGATCAACAAAAAACTGGTTCCTTTTTTTATGAATCGCTTCAGTCTGAAAGGCAAAAAAGCGGTCGTTAAATTTGAAGATATAGATACGGCAGAGCAAGCCGAAGAGCTTTGCGGCCATTCACTTTATCTTCCCCTCTCCTTTTTACCTAAACTTACAGGTAATCAATTTTATTTTCATGATATAATAGGTTTTACCGTAGTGGATAAAACTGCTGGTGAAATAGGTGCAATAACTGATATCTATGCATCTCCGCAGCAGGACTTACTGGCGGTAGATTATAATGATAAGGAAGTACTAATGCCTATTAATGATGAAATTATCGTTCAAGTAGATCGTGAGAAAAAGCAATTGACTGTTGCTTTACCGGATGGTTTGCTTGATATTTATATAGAATAA
- the trmD gene encoding tRNA (guanosine(37)-N1)-methyltransferase TrmD — translation MRIDIVTCLPRLLDSPFGDSILKRAQQKDLVSVCVNDLRQYSTDKHQRLDDYAYGGGAGMVMLMEPILNCFRTLQSEREYDEIIYMSPDGEQFSQSMANELSLKKNLLILCGHYKGVDERIREHFITREISIGDYVLSGGELAAAVVSDAIIRLLPGVLSDETSALTDSYQDDLVAPPVYTRPAEFEGMKVPDVLLSGNEAKIEEWRFEQSVERTKKRRPGLIS, via the coding sequence ATGCGAATAGACATTGTCACTTGTTTGCCGCGCCTTTTGGATAGCCCTTTTGGAGATTCCATTTTAAAAAGAGCGCAGCAAAAAGATTTAGTAAGCGTGTGTGTGAATGACCTTAGGCAATACTCTACTGATAAACATCAGAGGTTAGATGATTATGCTTATGGCGGCGGTGCTGGTATGGTTATGCTGATGGAGCCTATTTTGAATTGTTTCCGCACGCTTCAGTCTGAGAGAGAATATGACGAGATCATATATATGAGTCCGGATGGTGAGCAATTTAGTCAGAGCATGGCCAACGAGCTGTCTCTGAAGAAAAATTTGCTTATATTATGTGGACATTATAAAGGTGTGGATGAGCGAATTCGTGAGCATTTTATTACCCGTGAAATAAGTATTGGTGATTATGTGCTGTCAGGTGGTGAGCTTGCAGCTGCCGTGGTTTCGGATGCAATCATTAGATTATTGCCCGGGGTGTTATCAGATGAGACCTCTGCACTTACTGATTCTTATCAAGATGATTTAGTCGCACCACCAGTATATACAAGGCCTGCAGAATTTGAAGGAATGAAGGTGCCGGATGTGCTGCTCAGTGGTAACGAAGCAAAAATTGAAGAGTGGCGTTTTGAACAATCAGTGGAAAGAACTAAAAAAAGAAGACCAGGTTTGATTTCCTGA